Proteins encoded together in one Lathyrus oleraceus cultivar Zhongwan6 chromosome 5, CAAS_Psat_ZW6_1.0, whole genome shotgun sequence window:
- the LOC127088021 gene encoding uncharacterized protein LOC127088021 has translation MASTFHLSTPFSQIHPLKPKPKPSLFHLSKTHLSHNLKPIHPRKFTINSTDISKEEEQQQQQASPDSEKLRLEEKFAVLNTGIYECRSCGYKYDEGVGDPSYPIPPGYQFEKLPDDWRCPTCGAAQSFFESKSVEIAGFAQNQQYGLGGNSLTSGQKTVLIYGTLLFFFGLFLSGYFIQ, from the coding sequence ATGGCTTCCACGTttcatctctcaactcctttCTCTCAAATCCACCCTctcaaacccaaacccaaaccctCCCTCTTCCACCTCTCCAAAACCCATCTCTCCCACAATCTCAAACCCATCCACCCTCGAAAATTCACCATTAACTCCACCGACATTTCAAAAGAAGAAgaacaacagcaacaacaagcTTCACCCGATTCCGAAAAGCTTCGCCTGGAAGAGAAATTCGCTGTCTTGAACACCGGAATCTACGAATGTCGTTCATGTGGGTATAAATACGACGAAGGTGTTGGTGACCCTTCGTATCCCATTCCTCCTGGTTATCAGTTCGAGAAGCTTCCAGATGATTGGAGATGTCCGACTTGTGGTGCGGCGCAGAGTTTCTTTGAGAGCAAAAGTGTTGAGATTGCTGGGTTTGCTCAGAATCAACAGTATGGACTTGGTGGAAATTCTCTTACTTCTGGTCAGAAAACTGTGCTTATTTATGGTACTTTGTTGTTTTTCTTTGGGCTTTTTCTTAGTGGCTACTTCATACAATAG